The nucleotide window GATTATAATTTCCgtctctaaattcttttttccgTCTCCAATTCCGTGTCCATTAGAGACAAAAAGTAATCCGTCTCTAAATTCCGTCTTTATTTCagttttttctagtagtgtaaAATGATcttcctagcacaaggtgtaTCAAGGAAGAACAGAATAATCTgaacaatatttacaaaacaaaaaaatggtcaaaaaacaacaaaaataacaactaaAGAAATAACAACTAGCGATCGACCGtccaataatttctttttttataagccAGGAGAAAGGACGGACATCAAGAGAAAGCAACAACATCCCAATTAGGTTTGCACTCCGAAGAACCTCCATCCTATACCGCcaatctcaaaattttattaaaaaaaatgggaaaaatatatacaagaggGGGACCagaccaaaaccctcaaaacaaaaaagaaaaggaaagaaaatcaacATAATAAGGGAATCTATGAGTAGCGGACCACGTCTATCTCTAAAGAAGTCAAAGCGTAAAGCAAGTGATAAAGCAATCAACCACAAAAAGGCCTAAACTAGCCAACATATGAGAACTAAGGCAAGTAGCATTATTTTGATTTGGTAATTGATGGTGACATTTCTCTCCGCTCACTTAATGCATTCCTAAAAATCGAAGGTGGAATGTTCACTGGATTATTTGAGTGATAAACTTGAATAGGCATATCTCCTTGATCACCTAAACCATCACTGCAAATGTTATTCACAATATTTGCACCAATATTTTGCTGACATTGAATCTCCTTGAAATCCATATGAGCGtccctttcttttctttcatttcctttGAGATCACTGTTTTCTGCATTAATCAATGGGACAGTGCCATGAATATTACCCTTCTTAGCTCTTTTCCCTAACTGTACAAATAATTCAGACCTTAATGTTGCTTCAAAAAGCAAAGAATCTCGAGGCCTGCTTGTGGAAAAATTTGCATTTATTGCAGTGTCTAAGTCTATTTGTTTAGCCTTGGTGTCTTGTTTTTTATGATATTCAACATCATGATTATTAGAAGTGTGTCCAGCTAGAGAAATCTCTTCATTTTCATTATCTGATGTGTCGACTTCATCcattattttctgtttttgtttcctTGTTAAGACTGACATGAAATCTTCCTTAGCTACTCGTTTATCATATTGCCGAATACGTTTCCACAATTCTAAATCATGTTGAATATTTTCGCTGGGATGAACTTCATGCTATTGTGCAACGTCAACCACATGCTGAATACGTTTCCACGATTTGTTTTGTGTCGTGACAAACATCTGAACAAAGAACGGGCTGCTAGCATTTGCAGTGTGGGCCTGAATATGGGACTCATCTTGCACGTCATCGTGCTCAACAGGAAATTGAGAAGGATAAGTATGAAACTCACAAAATATTTAGAGGGTACTTCTATCGAACACCTTCACTCGAATATTCCAGTAGAAAAACTCACTGAGGAGTTGGAGAGGGTACCCTAGAACGGGTGCTATACGGCGGCTTCCCATCAAGAAGTTCTGGTCGCATCATTTGTTTTTGCTTCTTTGTCAAAACTGCAGTCAATAGAGGATCTGCTGCCGCTTTTTTATCATACTCTTTGATATGTTGCCAAAGGTCCAAGTCATGTTGAAGCCTTGGAGGAACACGTTGTACAGTGACATCAACATTGGGTGTGGTGTAGCTACCTATCATTGCGAGAGGACTAAGCCACCAGCCATGATAATTGAAGCGAAAATGAACAAATTTTGCTTTCAACCACGAGAAGGAAAGTAACTTAATTTTATCCACTAATCGCATTATCGAGCATTCTTTACCGTTGAAAGTCCtgctatttctttctttccatatttcCCACACAATAGCAAACCAAATAACCTGCAAGATAGATTGTCGCACCTTAGAGCCACCACCGCCAAAACTGAACTGAGGGAAATGATCCGTTGCATAATACGGGAGGACCGAAGAGATACCAACCCATCGAATAATAAAGTGCCAAACAGAACCAAAAATGAagcaatgtaaaaataaatgagagGCAGTCTCCAGAGAGCCACACCTACTAGCACACAGACaagaattattatttaaaacacCACGCCGATTCAGGTTATCCTTTGTTGGCAACCTATTACGAAACATCCGCCAAGCGAAAATCACAACATTCAAAGGGACATCCTTATGCCAAAGCAACTCAACATCCACCGGATCAGTGTCAACAATAGTCTGAGCAGTTAGAAAATTATAAGTGCTACAAACTAAAAAAGCATTAGATGTTTCCAAATTCCAAAGCCACATGTCCTCCTTGTCAACCTGCAAAGTCACAGTTTGGACTAATAATCTAAGTTCCCCCACCTGCTCCTCTTCAACACAAACAACCTCCGCCTCCACTTCCACACCTCACCGTCCTCCCCCCACCCCAACTGAAACATATCAAACACCGACAACAATTTAGACACCGCCAACTCAAACAATCTACTGAATCGTTCCCTAAAAGACACACCACCTACCCACACATCCGACCAAAAAAGGTATGTTTCCCATTCCCCACAAGGTGACAGACATGATCACTAAACCGCTCCTCCCTACGCAAGGCAACGATGTTGCGCCACCAAGCCTAAGCATCCCTCCCACCTTCCAATAACCGCCCTCCTTCCACACCATCCCTCGCTGATATCACCCTATACCACAAACTCTCCTTATCCACCAACAACTGCCAACACCACTTCCCCAATAAAGTGCAATTAAACTCTCTAATTCTCCTTACCCCCAAACCACCAACCTCTTCAAACAAACAGAGTTCCAATCAACCCAAGTTATTTTCCTGTGGTCGTCACCCCccctccccaaaaaaaaaaaaaattaaaatagattcaatagaggAGACGATACCTGATGGAGCcttaagaaaaacaaagaacatAAATAGGCATAGATGACAGGACATACTTCAACAAAACCAGACGACCACCCaaagataaatgtttagaattCCACCCCGACAGTCTAGATTTAATACGGTGAATCAACGGTTCACAAAACACCAAACGTCATGCATCACCACCTATAGGCAACCCCAAGTACACAAAAGGGAGGCATCTGACCCTGCATTTCAATACTAATGCTGCCTCGGATAACCAAGAGTCTTGGACATTAACACCAACCCCTTTGTACCACTCTAAAAAATTTCagttaaccaaatatatggtCTGTGTGACCACACTTTTTAATTGCGTGACCactttttttccagaatttatttggttaactaagtgaaaaaatagtggtcacgcgcATTTTAGTTGCGTGACCGTATTTTTCTGCTTCTAAATAGTGATCACGCAACtgaaaaaatgtggtcacacagACCATATATTTAGTTCACTAAAATTTTCGAGAGTAGTACGGAGGAATGtacatattaaatattaaaggtGTCTGCCAATCTTTATTCCAATTATATGTTGGGAGAGAAACACTAGAGCAGAGACAATCGCAAAGTTACTATGCTTGCATAATTGTacaaaatgttaatatttttaattggaACTTGGTCCCAATGCATGTGTATATCACTATGAGACCCACACTCGTGAGTATCTGACTTGGACTGCGTTGGTTTTTTGTCCTATAAGTCACTGAATCTGAATTTCATTTCTTCCACAAAAGGCTAAAAAAAggaaaacctttcaaaaaataagtgTCGCATATACTTATTTCATTACACTATCTTCTATTGATCTGATTGAAATTCACATGGATTCCATCAATTTATGTGAGGTCCATTAGTTTTTGATAGAACtcataaattttaatcaataagATAAAGTGGGTTGAAATAAGTATGTTAAATAGTGTGTTACAAGCTGCTCTATAAATACAaagtagaaaaatataataaggaGATTTTATCTCTTGAAGACCAAGTTGACACCAGGAAGATTCGAACAAGAGATCTTAAGGAGAAGCACACACAACATTACCAAACCAACCCAAATGAGTTAAGAAGCACTCGATCTTTTTCCTCACTCATGCAATCAAGATACTGATAGCCATCCGATTTTGATCAaatgaacttaaaaataaatatttaattttatcttataattCCAAACTTACCAAACTGAAATCTCAATCGTCTAATCATGATCAGACGAGACGGTCAAAATGCTTGCCCGTCCGACCGTAAAAAATTTGGTGACTGCACCAAATCCTGGTTTAGGGTGGTAACACTAGTCTAACACCTAGGCTTCTGTTGCATTTGACTCAAAGATTCCCTGACACAAAGCCAGGTTGGTTCGTGTGTTATTGAGATTCCACTTTCAAACTCTCACtgtcacacacacacacagttTTGTTCCATCATCATTCACTTGTTCCTATTCACACAAAAATTTCCACcaacatgcaacaacaacatcttcatcatctccACAAAAACCTCACATATCCAAAACCAAACATCCTAGTccataaaaaaatccattttcaaacCAAAAAATTCATCACTCACAACACTACTACTCTCACAACCAAACCCTCAAATTTTCTTCATATCAAAAATAGGGTTATTGCACCTGAAAATGACACCAATATTAATGTTGCTGAAAATGACACCAATGTTAATATTGATGttaatgttgaaaatgaaaactttATCAAGAAGAATCAATGTCCTGAGAAAAAGAGTTTCTGGGGTGCAGTTAGTTTGATAATTGGTGCAGCAGTTGGTCCTGGAATGTTAGGTTTACCATCATTGACAATAAAATCAGGACCATTACCATCAACAATCATAATCTTGATTTCATGGCTTTATGTAATCTCATCAATAATTCTTGTAGCTGAGCTTTGTTTTGATGCAATGGAAAATGATAATGTTGATGAGGTTAGTTTCACAAACCTTGCAACAAGAACATTAGGTCAAAAATTTGGTTCATTTGTTGCATTGGTTTATACAAGTTTATGTTTTTCATTGCTTGTTGCATGTGTTGCTGGTATTGGATCAATTTTAGCACCAATTTTTCCAAAATTCAGTAGTTTGGTTCTTCATTCATTGTTTCCATTTGTTGTTGGAACATTGATTGTGTTTTTCCCTTTCAACACTATTGATTTTGCAAAtagggttttgtgttttttcatGCTTGTTTCGATAACCGGATTGGTTGGAATTGGAATTGTTGTTGCTAGAGCTAATATAATAAGCTCTTTTGCTTCAATTTCATGGAAATTTTCGTCGATTTTGCCGATTATACCGGTTGCTGTGTTAACATTAGGGTTTCATGTGATTACTCCTTTTATATGTAAAATTGCTGGTAATACTATTGATGAAGCAAGAAAAGCAATACTGATCGGCGGTGTTGTTCCTTTGGTAATGGTTCTGTCATGGAATTTGATAGTGTTGGGACTTGTTGGAGCTAATAAAGGTCCAGACTTTGTTGGTGATCCTATTACCCTTTTGCTTTCTGTGAATCCTTCTGCTTTATCTGCTGTTCAAGGATTTGCTTTTTCGGCTATGGCGACCAGTTTGATCGGTTATGCTGTGAGTTTGCCTAAACAGATTCTTGATACTTTGGAATTGGTATCTGGAAAAGGTGATGATAATGAGTATGGAAAGGGAAGAGTTGGATCAGTTTTCTATGGTGGCAACGGCGGTGATGGTGTTGGTTATTCTGGGAAGGTTGGATTTGGAAGTTCAACAGATTTGAGTGAAATCAGATTGAATGAGGAAAGATTTGATGGAATTAAATTGGTTGTAACATTGTTAGTACTTTGTTTTTCGGTGTTGATAGCTTCGTATTTTAGATCTACTTTTTCGAGAGCTCTTGATTTTGCTGGTGTTTATGCAAATTGCTTTCTGTTTGGGATTATTCCTCCTGTCATGACTTGTATTCATCAACAATCCAAGAAGGGGAAAATCAGGTATGgtttaagtttttcaaatgatGCTAATTAGAATTACACATTGATTTCACAATGTGAAGTACTGACACAGGCACGAATAccagacacgacactgacacattgACTccgataataatttaagaaagtgAACTTGTTGAATGTAgtcacatgtgtcggtgtcgtgccAGTGTCGGGCACTGTGATGTGTCTGACAGCCGACAATCATTCAAAGGAAAGGCACAATGTACCTATGCATTACTGCCCTTCATATCGAAGGCGTGTCCGACTGACATGACACCGTCACATGTGGATTattccatattttaaaattactaGTGTCGACGTGTCAATATTCATGTTGTGTTCGATGTATGTGTCAGTACTTCATAGCAGTGTGAATGAAAAGGCTGCGGTTACTGATTTCTAACTGTAACAAATGATTTTGCAGGCCATCTTTCATTCCAGGGGGAAATGTGACACTTCTGCTGCTTTTCACTGTCTCAGTCATTTTGGGAATTTGGCATTAGATGTTCTTCAAAAGACAAGGCTTAGAAGGATTTGGTTTAGCTGCAGTGGAAGTACTCCGCCGTCACTGCAATCGGTAAATTTCAACTTCCGAATTGAGATTGGAAGGTTcatatttcaaatttgaattcaaaatatGACTTGGTTATGTCGGAAATCGGAATATAAGTCATCTAATCTTAATCCAACGGTCGAGTTCTCTGAATACTTTAAATGAATAGTATTTCGACAGTAGACAATTCGGATTCGGCCTAGAAATAGGACAGATTCTGTATGGAACAATAATGATGTAGCTCATTCTGTCAAGCATTCAAGccattttcatccttttttATATTCCAATAGTTTATAATTAGTAAAGGTGGCTATCATATAATATGATTCATATTGCATAAAGTAAACAGGATTTAATAAAGAAACTATATGATTGTCAGATAATGGAATACATGTCACCAACACAAATTAGATTTCAGTGAGATTATGTAGTTTTGTCTCCaacttattataatttatatctCTGCTATAATTGCATTAGAAATACACTTTAGAATATTCTCTTTATAACACTATGCATGTTAGTGGCTGAAATTTGGACTTGGATTGGATCTGGTTTTCACCTTTGattactttgtcaaaaaaattgtaaaaaagtcTTAAGTCCTAGCCACTTTTTTTCTTGACTAGGTTGTAGCCACTTCATGATTGTGGGTTCTAAGGAGTATGAAATCACTGTATAATGTGTTTTATGTTGGGCCATTTAGGACGAGTTGTGcatatcattaattatattaatcatataatgaTTTGAGGTAATTATTTATCTCAGACTACTTACTTGTTAAGTGTTGAAATTTCAATATTGTAAATTTGTTATATCAAGAGTtacttgtgtaaaaaacagaTTAAAGTtacgtacaatacaccaaatggtagAACCGTTTCTTGAATCCTATTGCAGGAGCTTTAGTGCACATGGCTACCcttttataaatttgttataGCAAGAGTTACTTGTTAAGGGTTGCAATGAGAGGGATTTATGCAGCACTTTCCCTAACAAATTAAAGAGAGATAGAAGGGAAGAAAGAATGAATACATGTCTCGTACGTGCaacttaaatgataaaaaagttTTAGGAATATTTGAATTGCTACAAAGCGGCTCAAACCCGCAATTTCTCACTTCTAACACCGTCGGTGGTAAGGGTGTACACTAATACATTGAATTGGATCGCGTTTGATCAAACTTTTATCCGATATAATCAAATATCTTCGGTTCAAGTTGGTTAAAATCTCATAAGTTTTCTTTCAAACCCAAACCAATCGAACACACCGACAAGTATGTTGGTTCGGGTCGGGTAATTTTctcataaaacataaatatgaTTGGGTAATCatacttttcaaaattcaaaaataaatcaaatgctTTTTATTTCACTAAAATGCTTGTACCTACCTACAAAAGATTatcatttgaaatttcaacacttaaactgaatttaaacacttttaaattaaattcatgaGATGTTAGCTCCGTCAAAAGAGTTTTACGTTTTAACTAAAGGGATGAAGTTCAAATTCCATATAAGTCAattgtaaaatgatcattattATTTCCATTGTTAATAATAATAGGTTATCAGTTCCTgataaaaaaacacttttaaaTTCATTATTCATAAATCCGTCAACAAAAAAAGAACTCAAAATTTACAATTAATAGATAGATTAGGTTCACgaatataaaatcataaatttttatcCTAACCGAACCATTTTaatgtttgtcaaaaaaattcatatttgatCCGAACTAAAACTAAAAAGTTGAAGTTAACTGTTCTATCTACCCCTCAAGTATGTTTCTCAACCCTGAAAAATAAACCGATTGGGAGTTACATCCTGGTAAAGAAACAACGATCAGATAATAACCCCCAATTGATTTTGTAATTGGGAGTTACGATTTGATAAATTCGAGAGGCTGAGCAACTTGAGGGGTGGATATAGCAATCAACAAAATTGAAGTAAATATATTAGGTTGAGTTGAGTTGTGAGATGGTTTGGACTGGCCCATATTGCAAACGGCCCTAATAGTGTGGAAGGATTATAATAGGActttttttactattaatttTCTCACCCTATCAGCTTCTCATACACCctatttttcttacaaaaatgtCTATGaaatttcagattatataatccaaaatatgCTAATACATAAGCAGCAATACTAAGTTTCAAATAtcacttttaaaaacaacaaaaaaaaaaaagtaaaaaaaaaaatgataaaacatgtctaaaaaaataaaaaataccaccaaaaaaattcttaaaataaaataaaattaatgcattttttttggatttttttagaatatgaaaaataaaaaatgggtcTAAAAATCGGGAAGTTTCGGAACAATCTGACCAAGTAGcctaaaaattggatttttgacTGAGAACAACTTACAATAACCTAAAATAGAAGAATGatagttaggaagattaatatggTCCTTAAATTGACTATCCATATTGTtctgattatataatccgaactgttttTTCCCTGAATAAGGGTGTTTAGGGGGTgttcggattctataatccaaaaaaaaataaggaacgtgccctatttttttagattttcgaattataaaattcaaatttgtgaaaaactcattttccaCCCATAATAAAGAAAAGACTCAATTcgaattataaaatctaaaaaccacacaaacattttaaaataaaaataaaagaaataggaCGCACGAAAAATAAGTAGGatagaaaaaaagtaatagtaTTATAATATATCCATCAGCCCATAGAACTTCTGGAaatctaattttattaaaatagtaaatatgaCATGTATGATGAGGTTATGGCTATATTGATATCGTTTTCAATGGGACACTCATGAAAATATTTGATGGAAGCTCATCATTGGTTGGTGAGCCACCAACACCACCCTTCACCCCATATTTTCATGCAACAAATCAGGATTTTCGGATTCATAAACAAGCATAGTTACATAAGCACTATGATCATTTTCCATTTTCTCCCACCCCTAACCTCTTTATAGATGGATacctatttttctctttcttttctcaaaTCATTTTCACTACCTTTCCAATTTCTCACTCCTTAAATCTCATGAAATAAAGGTTATAAAAAAAGACACCTAGATCGATTAGtgtaatattaaaacaaaagaaGTCTAAGAAGTCACCAAACCAccacatatataaaaaaaaaaaaaaccataataatCTTTGGACACACATACATGATACACCTCtcgaaaaggaaataaatgatatgattgatgaaatATGTTGATGGTgcgataaaaaaaaagataaaataagatgttgaaatttaatcacttaaaaGCGATAACGATCGCCCCTTAAGTGagttaaaatgacaaaatgcatagacaaaaaatatattatggcGCAAGTTCAGATGTTCAATGTCTCTATTCTTCATCATTCGTGTGTGCATTTTGCCACTAAattatttagggttaaatatttttttttagctttcgCACCAGTTTTCGACCCACCAATGGTGAGCGACTAATCTAACTCGTGCGTAGAgacatgcgcactggccaagcgttgttccccttgaggatcgaacccggtattccccggatacgttcttggaaggagctccttgctactggagcccaagcaacatggtttgattaaatatgttttaagtCCTTATAAAATCACGAGTTTTCAaatttagttcctataaaattttaatggtaattttagtcATCAACAATATTGTAATTTGTAAGAATGGTccttattttgaattttttttacaaaaactgaATACCAGTCCTTCAAAATAGTCTttatttctgtaaaaaaaaattagagactaaacttaaaagcttagaattttgtagggactaaaaatatatttaattcaattatttaaaataaaaaattataaaagggGAAGTTAAGTTCTTAACAAGCATAAAAGCACAATGAAAGCTTTGCTTAGAATGGAAAGGAATGTGCATTTATcacattttcaatttcatcaaatcaaaaccCAAAAACTCCATAGTCACAAGATCAATGATGTacctttcttttcttccaaTATATCCGATATAGCATGCCTTACCCGTACACTTACTTTATATTTCCATTATCTTATccaatttatatgatatatatcaaacatctttttaccttttaaatTCTTCCTTaatttgttcctttctttctttagtTCACACACTCACATGTATTTCTAGTTTTGATCTCTTCTCATGTTCTTATCTCTTCTTTTAACTTTTCCTCAAATAATGGCCTAATTGacacaaacacaaaaatatagacaaaataagagataaaacaaaaagaaaaagataaactcACACATTTATTTGCATACATAGTCATAGAAATTATTGATGTATAGCTTGAGCAAGGTACATTCATACCTTCAAGACATGTACATATTTACGATTTTGTGTGTTATGTGTATGAAACATGTGTATTTTGTATAAATGTTGGAAATGAGATGTTTAACTGATTAAAAATGTTGGAACTATGCTTTCTTATGTGTTGATACTCCAAACAAAATTAAGGAAAAGAGTCCCGATTAATATGGAATTTAGTTGAAAAGTATATAAAATGCAGCCAAAAATTGTTATGTACATCCCATTATAGAAAAACGGTTAACTAGGCTATTGTTCCGAGTGGTAAGAGATTTAGACCCTTTAAGCATGTGGCTAAGTCGTTTGGGCTCTAGTGGTAaagagctccttccaaggacaaACCTGGgaaataccgggttcgattcccagggaGAATAACGTTTGGGCAATGTGCATGCCTCTACaccggtgcgaaagcaaaaaaaaataaatgtttggtTCATGACTCATGCATATGGAAAAAATTTGGTTGAGAGGGGAGAACAGACCTTGTGTCACCCACAGATTCCTAACGGAGATTAATCACCGTTAAATAATGGATAAAACTTCGTACCAATATcaagataacaaaaaaaacttgataaatAAGGACTAATTTAGCAAACAAATTAATAAGTCAAATCGATTGCTAAATTAATCACTAATATTACCGGCTAATGATTTATTGACATTTCATAAATCGGTCTTTAAATCATCCACGTTGTTATTTAATGATCAATTTAGCAAtctattaaaaaatttgatcgTTAAATAAGTCGatataaaaaccaaaataattcgGTCACTAAATCAATCGTTAAATAGAATATTTTTAATACCGGCCAAATAATAAGCCAAAATTCTATCAAAATAATTTGAGACATTCAGTTattgttaaatttgtttttagtccttacaaaataaaaaaaataaaaaaaaatcaagtttagtccctataaaattttaatagtaatttttgtttcagaaaaaaatttaattttttatcctCCATAATTTAGTAGTTTGTAAGAATAGTCcctatattgaaaatatttaaaagaaaatatacacttttagtcctccaaaatagtccctataaaatgcaaataaggactaaaaataaataatttttctgtagagactaaacttaaaagcttgtaattttgtaagaactaaaaacaaatttaattcatttttttaatcactTAAATTCATGATCACTTGATCATAAGAAAGTGATtcaagaaaagaagaaaggaaaCACCCATGATTTAATGCAAAACAGCTTGAATTGTGAAGTATTTGGGTAGGTAGTAGAGTGTAGGCATGTGACTACTATAAGTTTCTTTGGATATAAGATTCATATAAACGGCAGTCAAGAAATTAATACACCATTGTTGTTGGCATTTCGTCACTATAAGTTTCTTTTTTCTCAAATAGAAAATTTAATGTCGTCACAAAAAACAGTTTGTTATTGTACTCCTTCTCAAATACATACAAAGTATTGGATTGAAAATCAAACCATTTATATCCACGAACTAAACTCAATAGTGTTGGTTGTGAGGAGTGTgttaaagagtctcacatcaGATAAAAAATGGCTTGGATATTTGTTTGTGGAGTTGTGATACCATCTTGGAAATCGTGGTCGGGATTTAACatatccttacaaaaccggtttgTGAGGTGACGATTGCCTCCACTTA belongs to Medicago truncatula cultivar Jemalong A17 chromosome 6, MtrunA17r5.0-ANR, whole genome shotgun sequence and includes:
- the LOC25495871 gene encoding tyrosine-specific transport protein 2, whose protein sequence is MQQQHLHHLHKNLTYPKPNILVHKKIHFQTKKFITHNTTTLTTKPSNFLHIKNRVIAPENDTNINVAENDTNVNIDVNVENENFIKKNQCPEKKSFWGAVSLIIGAAVGPGMLGLPSLTIKSGPLPSTIIILISWLYVISSIILVAELCFDAMENDNVDEVSFTNLATRTLGQKFGSFVALVYTSLCFSLLVACVAGIGSILAPIFPKFSSLVLHSLFPFVVGTLIVFFPFNTIDFANRVLCFFMLVSITGLVGIGIVVARANIISSFASISWKFSSILPIIPVAVLTLGFHVITPFICKIAGNTIDEARKAILIGGVVPLVMVLSWNLIVLGLVGANKGPDFVGDPITLLLSVNPSALSAVQGFAFSAMATSLIGYAVSLPKQILDTLELVSGKGDDNEYGKGRVGSVFYGGNGGDGVGYSGKVGFGSSTDLSEIRLNEERFDGIKLVVTLLVLCFSVLIASYFRSTFSRALDFAGVYANCFLFGIIPPVMTCIHQQSKKGKIRPSFIPGGNVTLLLLFTVSVILGIWH
- the LOC112422745 gene encoding uncharacterized protein — its product is MWLWNLETSNAFLVCSTYNFLTAQTIVDTDPVDVELLWHKDVPLNVVIFAWRMFRNRLPTKDNLNRRGVLNNNSCLCASRCGSLETASHLFLHCFIFGSVWHFIIRWVGISSVLPYYATDHFPQFSFGGGGSKVRQSILQVIWFAIVWEIWKERNSRTFNGKECSIMRLVDKIKLLSFSWLKAKFVHFRFNYHGWWLSPLAMIGSYTTPNVDVTVQRVPPRLQHDLDLWQHIKEYDKKAAADPLLTAVLTKKQKQMMRPELLDGKPPYSTRSRVPSPTPQ